A single genomic interval of Sebastes umbrosus isolate fSebUmb1 chromosome 9, fSebUmb1.pri, whole genome shotgun sequence harbors:
- the LOC119494890 gene encoding protocadherin alpha-8-like, whose translation MCCWITMGTDTTTRTKDCSWFAFYLALLLLLGQQALAQIRYSVPEEVKEGTVVGNVAKDLGLDITSLIARRFRVVSESKDATFEVNQNNGALYVSQHIDREELCQGSGACLMELKILVESPLEIHYVIVEINDVNDHSPSFNEKEQMFEIFEQTLPGRRFQLHTASDPDAGINSIRTYTLTSNEHFEIDIRQSDEDKIPFLVLKKSLDREQQSTHTLLVTAVDGGKPPRSGTLNVSIIVLDSNDNRPMFSQEIYQIEIQENVAVGTSIFRMNAKDPDEGTNSEIEYSLGKTLKKKVYDIFELDKLTGEIRVKGVVDYEENDVYKLDVEASDKGTPPLTGECRVIIKIKDVNDNPPEIEVTSLSNTVSEDSKPGTMISLISMKDKDSGVNGKIISSINSDVPFELKPSYKENIYSVVTKGFLDREEVSHYEITIKATDCGEPPLSTVKTLSIQIADVNDNKPQFSQNPLQFYLVENNVAGNSIFSVSATDKDLNDNAAISYHIAREGSQNDIMSFLNVNSDNGHISALKSFDFETLKTFQFQVVATDSGTPSLSSNVTVNVFILDQNDNAPVILYPVSSNGSAEGVEEIPRNVNAGHLVTKVRAYDADIGYNGCLLFSLQEVTDHSLFGLDRYTGQIRTLRSFTETDEAEHKLVILVKDNGNVSLSATATVIVKVVEPKEAFAASDVKSATKVDEEDNVTFYLIITLGSVSVLFLISIIVLIAMQCSKSTDYTSKYIQEPNYDGTLCHSIQYRSGDKRYMLVGPRMSIGSTIVPGSHANTLVLPDRRSATAEVRHIKQSFIQYVYKHALICFCFASRCWNA comes from the exons ATGTGTTGTTGGATAACGATGGGGACCGATACAACAACTCGGACAAAGGACTGCTCCTGGTTTGCTTTTTATTTGgctctactgctgctgctcggaCAGCAGGCTTTGGCTCAGATAAGGTACTCTGTTCCCGAGGAGGTAAAAGAGGGAACTGTTGTTGGAAATGTTGCGAAGGATCTTGGCCTTGACATCACCTCTTTGATTGCTCGACGGTTCCGTGTCGTGTCTGAAAGTAAGGACGCTACTTTTGAAGTGAATCAGAATAATGGGGCATTGTACGTCAGCCAGCATATTGACAGAGAGGAGCTCTGTCAGGGCAGCGGTGCATGCCTGATGGAGCTAAAAATCCTTGTCGAATCCCCTTTGGAAATACACTACGTGATTGTAGAAATTAACGATGTAAATGATCACTCTCCTAGTTTCAACGAAAAAGAGCAGATGTTTGAAATATTTGAACAAACATTACCAGGAAGACGATTTCAACTGCACACTGCTAGTGATCCCGATGCTGGAATTAACTCTATTCGTACATACACTTTGACGTCAAATGAACATTTTGAAATAGATATCCGACAAAGCGATGAAGATAAAATACCATTTTTAGTGCTGAAGAAATCGTTAGACAGAGAACAACAGAGCACACACACGCTGCTGGTTACAGCAGTTGATGGAGGTAAACCTCCAAGATCAGGGACACTAAATGTTTCTATTATTGTTCTTGACAGTAATGATAATCGTCCGATGTTTAGTCAGGAGATTTACCAAATTGAGATACAAGAAAACGTTGCAGTCGGTACTTCAATATTTAGAATGAACGCGAAGGATCCCGATGAAGGCACCAACAGCGAAATTGAATACAGCCTCGGaaaaactttaaagaaaaaagtctaTGACATTTTTGAACTGGACAAATTAACTGGAGAGATTAGAGTTAAAGGAGTAGTGGACTATGAAGAAAACGACGTTTATAAATTAGATGTTGAGGCATCTGATAAAGGAACACCTCCACTGACAGGTGAGTGCAGAGTCATTATAAAGATTAAAGACGTCAACGATAATCCACCAGAAATAGAAGTCACATCACTGTCAAATACAGTGTCTGAAGATTCAAAACCTGGCACAATGATTTCTCTCATCAGTATGAAGGATAAAGACTCTGGTGTCAATGGAAAAATAATATCAAGCATAAACTCAGACGTGCCTTTTGAATTAAAGCCCTCGTATAAGGAGAACATATATTCAGTTGTCACTAAGGGGTTTTTGGATCGAGAGGAGGTGTCACATtatgaaataacaataaaagccacAGATTGTGGTGAACCTCCCTTATCTACCGTTAAAACATTAAGTATTCAGATAGCAGATGTAAATGACAATAAACCACAATTCTCTCAAAATCCATTACAGTTTTACCTAGTAGAAAATAACGTTGCTGGAAATTCAATATTCTCTGTAAGCGCAACGGACAAAGACTTGAATGACAATGCAGCTATTTCATATCATATCGCGAGAGAAGGGAGTCAAAATGACATAATGTCGTTCCTAAATGTAAATTCTGATAATGGGCACATTTCAGCGTTAAAAAGTTTTGACTTTGAGACTCTGAAAACGTTCCAGTTCCAAGTTGTTGCCACAGATTCTGGAACTCCGTCACTAAGCAGCAACGTCACAGTGAACGTGTTCATTCTGGATCAGAACGACAACGCTCCAGTCATCCTGTATCCAGTCAGCTCTAACGGTTCTGCTGAAGGTGTGGAGGAGATTCCCCGCAATGTGAACGCAGGACACTTGGTGACTAAAGTCAGAGCCTATGACGCTGATATAGGATATAACGGCTGCTTACTGTTTTCACTGCAGGAAGTTACTGACCACAGTCTCTTTGGTTTGGACCGCTATACAGGACAGATCAGAACACTTCGCTCATTCACAGAGACAGACGAGGCTGAGCATAAACTGGTCATACTGGTGAAAGACAATGGGAACGTTTCACTCTCAGCAACAGCTACTGTGATTGTCAAAGTTGTGGAGCCCAAAGAGGCTTTTGCAGCTTCTGATGTGAAAAGTGCAACTAAAGTTGACGAGGAGGACAATGTGACATTCTATCTGATCATAACCCTGGGATCAGTTTCTGTACTTTTTCTCATCAGTATCATCGTGCTGATTGCAATGCAGTGCTCTAAATCCACAGACTATACTTCTAAATATATACAAGAGCCAAATTATGATGGGACACTGTGTCACAGCATCCAGTACAGATCTGGAGACAAACGGTACATGTTAGTTGGACCCAGAATGAGTATAGGATCTACTATAGTCCCGGGCAGCCATGCCAACACACTAGTGCTCCCTGACAGGAGGTCTGCGACTGCAGAGGTAAGACATATAAAACAAAGTTTCATACAATATGTTTACAAGCATGCacttatttgtttttgctttgctTCAC GGTGCTGGAACGCATGA
- the LOC119494889 gene encoding protocadherin beta-15-like yields the protein MGTDTTTRTKDCSWFAFYLALLLLLGQQALAQIRYSVPEEVKEGTVVGNVAKDLGLDITSLIARRFRVVSGSKDAIFEVNQNNGALYVNQHIDREELCQGSGACLMELKILVESPLEIHYVVVEITDVNDHSPSFPEREQIFEIGEHALPGKRFQLHTARDPDAGINSIRTYTLTSNNHFEVDIRQSDEDKIPFLVLKKSLDREQKNKHTLLVTAVDGGKPPRSGTLNVSIIVLDINDNRPVFNQEIYQISIQENLPIGTLIFQMNATDPDEDSNGEIEYSLGKTLRRKVYDIFELDKLTGEIRVKGVVDYEENDVYKLDVEASDKGTPQLAGECRVIIKIIDVNDNPPEIEVTSLSNTVSEDSKPGTIISLISVTDKDSGVNGKIISSITSDVPFELKPSYKENTYSVVTKGFMDREEVSHYEITIKATDCGEPPLSTVKTLSIQIADVNDNKPQFSQTPLQFYLVENNVAGNSIFSVSATDKDLNDNAAISYHIAREGSQNDIMSFLNVNSDNGHISALKSFDFETLKTFQFQVVATDSGTPSLSSNVTVNVFILDQNDNAPVILYPVSSNGSAEGVEEIPRNVNAGHLVTKVRAYDADIGYNGCLLFSLQEVTDHSLFGLDRYTGQIRTLRSFTETDEAEHKLVILVKDNGNVSLSATATVIVKVVEPKEAFAASDVKSATKVDEEDNVTFYLIITLGSVSVLFLISIIVLIAMQCSKSTDYTSKYLQEPNYDGTLCHSIQYRSGDKRYMLVGPRMSIGSTIVPGSHANTLVLPDRRSATAEVRHIKQSFIQYVYKHALICCCFASRLLLIVSLKPFALRTEAIDDFVPPISRLLSPTE from the exons ATGGGGACCGATACAACAACTCGGACAAAGGACTGCTCCTGGTTTGCTTTTTATTTGgctctactgctgctgctcggaCAGCAGGCTTTGGCTCAGATAAGGTACTCTGTTCCCGAGGAGGTAAAAGAGGGAACTGTTGTTGGAAATGTTGCGAAGGATCTTGGCCTTGACATCACCTCTTTGATTGCTCGACGGTTCCGTGTCGTGTCTGGAAGTAAAGACGCTATTTTTGAAGTGAATCAGAATAATGGGGCATTGTACGTCAACCAACATATTGACAGAGAGGAGCTCTGTCAGGGCAGCGGTGCATGTCTGATGGAGCTAAAAATCCTTGTAGAATCCCCTTTGGAAATACATTACGTTGTTGTAGAAATTACTGATGTAAATGATCACTCTCCTAGTTTTCCTGAAAGAGAACAGATATTTGAAATAGGCGAACATGCATTACCAGGAAAGCGATTTCAACTGCACACTGCTCGTGATCCCGATGCTGGAATAAACTCTATTCGTACATACACTTTGACGTCAAATAACCACTTTGAAGTAGATATCCGCCAAAGCGATGAGGATAAAATACCATTTTTAGTGCTGAAGAAATCGTTAGACAGAGAACAAAAGAACAAACACACGCTGCTGGTTACAGCAGTTGATGGAGGTAAACCTCCAAGATCAGGGACACTTAATGTTTCTATTATTGTTCTTGACATTAATGATAATCGTCCGGTGTTTAATCAGGAGATTTACCAAATTTCAATACAAGAAAACCTTCCAATCGGCACTTTAATATTTCAAATGAATGCCACGGACCCGGATGAAGACTCCAATGGAGAAATTGAGTACAGCCTGGGAAAAACCTTGAGGCGAAAAGTCTATGATATTTTTGAATTGGATAAATTAACTGGAGAGATTCGAGTTAAAGGAGTAGTGGACTATGAAGAAAATGACGTTTACAAACTCGATGTTGAGGCATCCGATAAAGGAACACCTCAACTAGCGGGTGAGTGTAGAGTCATCATAAAGATAATAGATGTTAATGATAATCCACCAGAAATAGAAGTCACCTCACTGTCAAATACAGTGTCTGAAGATTCAAAACCTGGAACGATTATTTCCCTTATCAGTGTGACGGATAAAGACTCTGGTGTCAATGGAAAAATTATTTCAAGCATAACATCAGACGTACCTTTTGAATTAAAGCCCTCCTATAAGGAAAACACGTATTCAGTTGTCACTAAGGGATTTATGGATCGAGAGGAGGTGTCACATtatgaaataacaataaaagccacCGATTGTGGTGAACCTCCCTTATCTACTGTTAAAACACTAAGTATTCAGATAGCAGATGTAAATGACAATAAACCACAATTCTCTCAAACTCCTTTACAGTTTTATCTGGTGGAAAATAACGTTGCCGGAAATTCAATATTCTCTGTAAGCGCAACGGACAAAGACTTGAATGACAATGCAGCTATTTCATATCATATCGCGAGAGAAGGGAGTCAGAATGACATAATGTCGTTCCTAAATGTAAACTCTGATAACGGACACATTTCAGCACTAAAAAGTTTTGACTTTGAAACTCTGAAAACGTTCCAGTTCCAAGTTGTTGCCACAGATTCTGGAACTCCGTCACTAAGCAGCAACGTCACAGTGAACGTGTTCATTCTGGATCAGAACGACAACGCTCCAGTCATTCTGTATCCAGTCAGCTCTAACGGTTCTGCTGAAGGTGTGGAGGAGATTCCCCGCAATGTGAACGCAGGACACTTGGTGACTAAAGTCAGAGCCTATGACGCTGATATAGGATATAACGGCTGCTTACTGTTTTCACTGCAGGAAGTTACTGACCACAGTCTCTTTGGTTTGGACCGCTATACAGGACAGATCAGAACACTTCGCTCATTCACAGAGACAGACGAGGCTGAGCATAAACTGGTCATACTGGTGAAAGACAATGGGAACGTTTCACTCTCAGCAACAGCTACTGTGATTGTCAAAGTTGTGGAGCCCAAAGAGGCTTTTGCAGCTTCTGATGTGAAAAGTGCAACTAAAGTTGACGAGGAGGACAATGTGACATTCTATCTGATCATAACCCTGGGATCAGTTTCTGTACTTTTTCTCATCAGTATCATCGTGCTGATTGCAATGCAGTGCTCTAAATCCACAGACTATACTTCTAAATATCTACAAGAGCCTAATTATGATGGAACACTGTGTCATAGCATCCAGTACAGATCTGGAGACAAACGGTACATGTTAGTTGGACCCAGAATGAGTATAGGATCTACTATAGTCCCAGGCAGCCATGCCAACACACTAGTGCTCCCTGACAGGAGGTCTGCGACTGCAGAGGTAAGACATATAAAACAAAGTTTCATACAATATGTTTACAAGCATGCACTTATTTGTTGTTGCTTTGCTTCACGTTTGCTTCTTATCGTGTCTTTAAAGCCTTTTGCACTAAGAACA GAAGCCATAGACGACTTTGTCCCTCCCATTTCAAGGCTTTTGTCTCCTACTGAATAG
- the LOC119494387 gene encoding protocadherin alpha-8-like, translating to MGTDRQSGTRKYYLFVLHGSLLFFFGQQALAQIRYSIPEEVKEGTAVGNVAKDLGLEITSLTDRRFRVVSGSKETLFEVNPDNGALYVHKKIDREELCHGSGACIMELKILVEEPLEMHHVVVEITDVNDHSPSFPEKEQRFEIGEQTLPGRRFQLHTARDPDAGINSIRTYTLTSNDYFEVDIRQSDEDKIPFLVLKKSLDREQQSTHTLLVTAVDGGKPPRSGTLNVTIIVLDSNDNRPMFSQEIFQIAIRENVAVGTSIFRMNATDPDEDTNSEIEYSLGKTLKKKVYDIFELDKLTGEIRVKGVVDYEENDVYKLDVEASDKGTPPLTGECRVIIKIIDVNDNPPEIEVTSLSNIVSEDSKPGRVISLLSVTDKDSGVNGKIISRITSDVPFELKPSYKENIYSVVTKGFLDREEVSHYEITIKATDCGEPPLSTVKTLSIQIADVNDNSPHFQQNPLQFYLVENNIAGNSIFSVSATDKDLNENAAISYHIARQNDLTSFLNVNSEKGDILALKSFDFETLKTFQFQVVATDSGTPSLSSNVTVNVFILDQNDNAPVILYPVSSNGSAEGVEEIPRNVNAGHLVTKVRAYDADIGYNGCLLFSLQEVTDHSLFGLDRYTGQIRTLRSFTETDEAEHKLVILVKDNGNVSLSATATVIVKVVEPKEAFAASDVKSATKVDEEDNVTFYLIITLGSVSVLFLISIIVLIAMQCSKSTDYTSKYLQEPNYDGTLCHSIQYRSGDKRYMLVGPRMSIGSTIVPGSHANTLVLPDRRSATAEVRHI from the coding sequence ATGGGGACCGACAGACAAAGTGGAACGAGGAAGTACTATTTGTTCGTGCTTCATGGGtctctattgttttttttcggacagCAGGCTTTGGCTCAGATCAGATACTCTATTCCAGAGGAGGTGAAAGAAGGAACCGCTGTTGGAAATGTTGCGAAGGATCTTGGGCTTGAAATCACCTCGTTGACTGACCGACGATTCCGTGTTGTTTCTGGATCAAAGGAGACATTATTTGAGGTAAACCCGGACAATGGGGCTCTGTATGTCCATAAGAAAATCGACAGAGAGGAGCTTTGTCACGGCAGTGGTGCCTGCATAATGGAGCTAAAAATCCTTGTTGAAGAACCTTTGGAAATGCACCATGTTGTTGTAGAAATTACTGATGTAAATGATCACTCTCCTAGTTTCCCCGAAAAAGAACAAAGATTTGAGATAGGCGAACAAACACTACCAGGAAGACGATTTCAACTGCACACTGCTCGTGATCCCGATGCTGGAATTAACTCTATTCGTACATACACTTTAACATCAAACGATTATTTTGAAGTAGATATCCGACAAAGCGATGAGGATAAAATACCATTTTTAGTGCTGAAGAAATCGTTAGACAGAGAACAACAGAGCACACACACGCTGCTGGTTACAGCAGTTGATGGAGGTAAACCTCCAAGATCAGGGACACTAAATGTTACTATTATTGTTCTTGACAGTAATGATAATCGTCCAATGTTTAGTCAGGAGATTTTTCAAATTGCAATACGAGAAAACGTTGCAGTCGGTACTTCAATATTTAGAATGAATGCAACGGATCCCGATGAAGACACTAATAGCGAAATTGAATACAGCCTTGGAAAAACTCTAAAGAAAAAAGTCTATGACATTTTTGAATTGGACAAATTAACTGGAGAGATTAGAGTTAAAGGAGTAGTGGACTATGAAGAAAACGACGTTTATAAATTAGATGTTGAGGCATCCGATAAAGGAACACCTCCACTGACAGGTGAGTGTAGAGTCATTATAAAGATAATAGACGTCAATGATAATCCACCAGAAATAGAAGTCACATCACTGTCAAATATAGTGTCTGAAGACTCAAAGCCTGGTAGAGTTATTTCACTACTTAGTGTGACGGATAAAGACTCTGGTGTCAATGGAAAAATAATATCAAGAATAACATCAGACGTGCCTTTTGAATTGAAGCCCTCTTATAAGGAAAACATATATTCAGTTGTCACCAAGGGGTTTTTGGATCGAGAGGAGGTGTCACATtatgaaataacaataaaagccacTGATTGTGGTGAACCTCCCTTATCTACTGTTAAAACACTAAGTATTCAGATAGCAGATGTAAATGACAACAGTCCACATTTCCAACAAAATCCATTACAGTTTTATCTGGTAGAAAATAACATTGCTGGAAATTCAATTTTCTCTGTAAGCGCAACGGACAAAGACTTGAATGAAAATGCAGCTATTTCATATCATATTGCTAGACAAAATGATTTAACATCGTTCCTAAATGTAAACTCTGAAAAAGGAGATATTTTGGCTCTAAAAAGTTTTGACTTTGAGACTCTGAAAACGTTCCAGTTCCAAGTTGTTGCCACAGATTCTGGAACTCCGTCACTAAGCAGCAACGTCACAGTGAACGTGTTCATTCTGGATCAGAACGACAACGCTCCAGTCATCCTGTATCCAGTCAGCTCTAACGGTTCTGCTGAAGGTGTGGAGGAGATTCCCCGCAATGTGAACGCAGGACACTTGGTGACTAAAGTCAGAGCCTATGACGCTGATATAGGATATAACGGCTGCTTACTGTTTTCACTGCAGGAAGTTACTGACCACAGTCTCTTTGGTTTGGACCGCTATACAGGACAGATCAGAACACTTCGCTCATTCACAGAGACAGACGAGGCTGAGCATAAACTGGTCATACTGGTGAAAGACAATGGGAACGTTTCACTCTCAGCAACAGCTACTGTGATTGTCAAAGTTGTGGAGCCCAAAGAGGCTTTTGCAGCTTCTGATGTGAAAAGTGCAACTAAAGTTGACGAGGAGGACAATGTGACATTCTATCTGATCATAACCCTGGGATCAGTTTCTGTACTTTTTCTCATCAGTATCATCGTGCTGATTGCAATGCAGTGCTCTAAATCCACAGACTATACTTCTAAATATCTACAAGAGCCTAATTATGATGGGACACTGTGTCACAGCATCCAGTACAGATCTGGAGACAAACGGTACATGTTAGTTGGACCCAGAATGAGTATAGGATCTACTATAGTCCCGGGCAGCCATGCCAACACACTAGTGCTCCCTGATAGGAGATCTGCGACTGCAGAGGTAAGACATATATAA